One part of the Populus alba chromosome 18, ASM523922v2, whole genome shotgun sequence genome encodes these proteins:
- the LOC118051591 gene encoding uncharacterized protein isoform X1 has protein sequence MGTKLEYAINLLATSQNSSSISVHCMDDLEYLQTRGLEKNLQVSGIDKFGSSMDKMPGKHNIDFIKKTMQLHEDIFKEQVRELHRLHSVQKLLMEELKKGIKQNTKYWTPITSSDINCSQFVNRPNSAAQTTCGYSFHIHSLREDPNSRERSGSCSGETVKMSRGFDLERPAEEDISTGVSAVDENQAGPSAYATQKRKMSIDGSDEDSEVELTLSIGGSTGKKISKNYQTLELDSPASFKSERREDSSTPTTPLSSSRATFDQDRKRPQWLFQSLSINRT, from the exons ATGGGAACCAAACTTGAATATGCCATCAATCTTCTAGCAACTTCACAAAATAGCAGTAGCATTAGTGTACATTGTATGGATGACCTGGAATATTTGCAGACCAGGGGTCTGGAAAAGAACCTTCAAGTTAGCGGGATAGACAAGTTCGGCAGCTCTATGGACAAGATGCCTGGCAAACACAACATAGACTTCATCAAGAAGACAATGCAGTTGCATGAGGATATCTTCAAAGAACAG GTAAGGGAACTCCATAGGCTGCACAGCGTTCAGAAGTTATTGATGGAGGAGTTGAAGAAAGGaattaaacaaaacacaaaGTACTGGACTCCAATAACTAGCTCAGATATTAACTGCTCTCAATTCGTTAACCGGCCTAATTCAGCAGCACAAACCACTTGTGGTTATAGTTTCCATATTCATAGCCTGAGGGAAGACCCAAATTCAAGAGAAAGAAGTGGTAGCTGTTCAGGCGAGACTGTGAAAATGTCACGGGGATTCGACCTTGAAAGGCCTGCAGAGGAAGATATATCAACTGGAGTTAGTGCTGTGGACGAGAACCAAGCAGGGCCAAGCGCTTATGcaacccaaaaaagaaaaatgagcatTGATGGATCTGATGAAGATAGTGAAGTGGAGCTGACATTAAGCATTGGAGGAAGCACAGGCAAGAAAATATCCAAAAACTACCAGACACTTGAGCTCGATTCTCCTGCCTCATTTAAATCTGAACGAAGAGAGGATAGCAGCACTCCAACAACCCCATTGAGCAGCTCTAGAGCAACATTCGATCAGGACAGAAAGCGGCCGCAATGGCTTTTCCAAAGTTTAAGCATAAACAGGACTTGA
- the LOC118051593 gene encoding putative glucose-6-phosphate 1-epimerase, protein MKENLRQVRERGGEGGGKGVRMAGSGSERVAVELCKGINGLDKVVLRGPRGSSAEVYLYGGHVTSWRNDHGEELLFVSSKAIFKPPKAIRGGIPICFPQFGSHGSLEQHGFARNKFWSIDIDPPPFPTNSKSFIDLILKPSEEDTQKWPHSYEFRLRIALGPGGDLMLTSRVRNTNADGKPFTFAFAYHTYFSVSDISEVRVEGLETLDYFDNLQNKERFTEQGDALTFESEVDKIYLSTPTKIAILDHEKKRTFVLRKEGIPDAVVWNPWDKKAKTMTDFGDDEYMHMLCVEAAAVEKPITLKPGEEWKGRLELSAVPSSYCSGQLDPQKVLQSS, encoded by the exons atgaaagaaaatctaAGACAAGTgcgagagagagggggagagggCGGAGGGAAAGGGGTGAGAATGGCGGGGAGTGGTAGCGAGAGAGTAGCGGTGGAGTTGTGTAAAGGCATCAACGGCCTTGATAAGGTTGTGCTCCGCGGGCCACGTGGCTCTTCTGCTGAG GTGTATTTGTATGGCGGTCATGTGACATCCTGGAGGAATGACCATGGAGAGGAGTTGCTTTTTGTCAGCAGTAAG GCAATATTCAAACCTCCAAAGGCAATTCGAGGCGGCATTCCAATATGCTTTCCTCAA TTCGGAAGTCATGGTTCCCTTGAGCAGCATGGATTTGCCAGGAATAAGTTTTGGAGCATTGACATTGATCCACCTCCATTTCCAACAAATTCAAAGTCCTTTATTGATTTGATCCTTAAGCCGTCTGAAGAGGATACGCAGAAGTGGCCTCACAG TTATGAGTTTCGTTTGAGGATAGCTTTGGGACCCGGGGGAGATCTGATGCTGACATCTCGTGTTAGGAATACGAATGCTGATGGAAAGCCTTTTACATTTGCATTTGCTTATCACACATATTTCTCTGTTTCAGACATCag TGAAGTGCGGGTTGAAGGTTTAGAGACACTGGATTATTTTGACAACTTGCAAAATAAGGAACGTTTTACTGAACAAGGGGATGCCTTAACATTTGAATCTGAA GTTGACAAGATATACCTTAGCACTCCTACTAAAATTGCAATTCTGGATCACGAAAAGAAGAGAACCTTTGTACTACGCAAAGAAGGAATTCCAGATGCTG TGGTGTGGAATCCATGGGATAAGAAGGCAAAGACTATGACTGATTTTGGAGATGATGAGTACATGCACATGCTCTGTGTGGAGGCTGCCGCCGTCGAAAAACCCATCACACTAAAACCTGGTGAGGAGTGGAAAGGAAGGCTGGAACTTTCTGCAGTTCCGTCCAGCTATTGTAGCGGTCAACTTGATCCTCAGAAAGTTCTTCAGAGCAGCTAA
- the LOC118051591 gene encoding uncharacterized protein isoform X2 translates to MFNESGRKVLRSGHFILQTRGLEKNLQVSGIDKFGSSMDKMPGKHNIDFIKKTMQLHEDIFKEQVRELHRLHSVQKLLMEELKKGIKQNTKYWTPITSSDINCSQFVNRPNSAAQTTCGYSFHIHSLREDPNSRERSGSCSGETVKMSRGFDLERPAEEDISTGVSAVDENQAGPSAYATQKRKMSIDGSDEDSEVELTLSIGGSTGKKISKNYQTLELDSPASFKSERREDSSTPTTPLSSSRATFDQDRKRPQWLFQSLSINRT, encoded by the exons ATGTTCAATGAGTCTGGAAGGAAAGTTTTGCGATCTGGTCACTTTATATTGCAG ACCAGGGGTCTGGAAAAGAACCTTCAAGTTAGCGGGATAGACAAGTTCGGCAGCTCTATGGACAAGATGCCTGGCAAACACAACATAGACTTCATCAAGAAGACAATGCAGTTGCATGAGGATATCTTCAAAGAACAG GTAAGGGAACTCCATAGGCTGCACAGCGTTCAGAAGTTATTGATGGAGGAGTTGAAGAAAGGaattaaacaaaacacaaaGTACTGGACTCCAATAACTAGCTCAGATATTAACTGCTCTCAATTCGTTAACCGGCCTAATTCAGCAGCACAAACCACTTGTGGTTATAGTTTCCATATTCATAGCCTGAGGGAAGACCCAAATTCAAGAGAAAGAAGTGGTAGCTGTTCAGGCGAGACTGTGAAAATGTCACGGGGATTCGACCTTGAAAGGCCTGCAGAGGAAGATATATCAACTGGAGTTAGTGCTGTGGACGAGAACCAAGCAGGGCCAAGCGCTTATGcaacccaaaaaagaaaaatgagcatTGATGGATCTGATGAAGATAGTGAAGTGGAGCTGACATTAAGCATTGGAGGAAGCACAGGCAAGAAAATATCCAAAAACTACCAGACACTTGAGCTCGATTCTCCTGCCTCATTTAAATCTGAACGAAGAGAGGATAGCAGCACTCCAACAACCCCATTGAGCAGCTCTAGAGCAACATTCGATCAGGACAGAAAGCGGCCGCAATGGCTTTTCCAAAGTTTAAGCATAAACAGGACTTGA
- the LOC118051592 gene encoding peroxidase 16 — protein sequence MENQKFIVLSILLSLLITIASAQSSQLRQNFYQNICPNVESLVRSAVQKKFSQTFVTAPATIRLLFHDCFVRGCDASVLLSSPSNNAEKDHPDDISLAGDGFDTVIKAKAAVDSNPRCRNKVSCADILALATRDVVALTGGPSYSVELGRRDGRVSTKASVQRKLPHPTFNLDKLNTMFASNGLSQTDMIALSGAHTLGFSHCSRFADRIYKFNSRNRIDPTLNLQYAMQLRQMCPVNVDPRIAINMDPTTPQKFDNAYYQNLQNGKGLFTSDQILFTDSRSKGTVNLFASNNAAFQQAFVTAITKLGRVGVLTGNQGEIRRDCSRVN from the exons ATGGAAAATCAAAAATTCATTGTTCTGTCAATACTTCTCTCTCTACTAATCACAATTGCTTCTGCTCAGTCGTCTCAACTTAGACAAAACTTTTACCAGAACATTTGTCCTAATGTGGAATCACTCGTCCGCTCTGCTGTCCAGAAAAAGTTTAGCCAGACCTTTGTGACTGCCCCGGCAACTATTCGACTCCTCTTCCACGATTGCTTCGTCCGG GGATGTGATGCTTCGGTGCTGCTTTCGTCGCCATCTAACAACGCAGAGAAGGACCACCCTGATGATATTTCGCTTGCCGGTGATGGGTTTGACACTGTGATCAAAGCCAAGGCAGCCGTTGATAGCAATCCTCGATGCAGAAACAAAGTTTCATGTGCTGATATACTAGCTCTTGCAACTAGAGATGTTGTAGCCTTG ACAGGGGGGCCATCTTATTCAGTTGAATTAGGAAGACGTGATGGGAGGGTATCTACAAAAGCCAGTGTTCAACGCAAACTCCCTCATCCTACTTTCAACTTGGACAAGCTGAATACAATGTTTGCTTCCAATGGTCTCTCCCAGACTGATATGATTGCTTTGTCAG GTGCCCATACACTTGGATTCTCTCATTGTAGCCGCTTTGCCGACAGGATTTACAAATTCAATTCTCGAAACAGGATTGACCCAACTCTAAATCTGCAATATGCTATGCAGCTTAGACAAATGTGCCCTGTTAATGTTGACCCAAGAATTGCCATTAACATGGACCCGACCACACCCCAGAAGTTTGACAATGCCTACTACCAAAACCTTCAGAATGGAAAGGGCTTGTTCACCTCTGATCAGATACTGTTTACCGATTCAAGATCGAAAGGCACTGTCAACCTATTTGCATCAAACAATGCTGCCTTTCAACAAGCATTTGTGACTGCTATCACTAAGCTTGGCCGAGTTGGGGTTTTGACTGGTAATCAAGGTGAAATTCGGCGAGACTGTTCCCGAGTAAACTAA